The following proteins come from a genomic window of Pseudomonas sp. MAG733B:
- a CDS encoding DUF488 family protein has product MPVHIVRLGSPRLPGEGLRLGTVRRPPRGVPKAEFASRDFYDVWQPLLSPSQELVHEAQHAEDEKAWNAFKRKFKAEMNQPAASQLLDLLAALSHDTSLAVGCYCEEEAHCHRSVLRELLAARGAKVT; this is encoded by the coding sequence ATGCCTGTCCATATCGTGCGCCTCGGCTCACCGCGCCTGCCCGGCGAAGGTTTGCGCCTGGGCACCGTGCGTCGCCCACCTCGTGGCGTACCGAAAGCCGAGTTCGCCAGTCGGGATTTCTACGATGTGTGGCAACCGCTGCTGTCCCCGAGCCAGGAGTTGGTGCACGAAGCCCAACACGCTGAAGACGAAAAAGCCTGGAACGCGTTCAAGCGCAAGTTCAAGGCCGAAATGAACCAACCCGCCGCCAGTCAGTTGCTCGATCTGCTGGCCGCCCTCTCGCATGACACTTCGTTGGCTGTTGGCTGTTACTGCGAAGAAGAAGCGCATTGTCATCGCTCGGTGTTGCGTGAATTGCTGGCGGCGCGGGGTGCGAAAGTTACCTGA
- a CDS encoding tellurite resistance TerB family protein, producing MNTSDLLEQLLRAGQGSMAQQGGGGASAQGGLGDLGGLLGGLLDGGGAASSGGAGGMGGLGGLLGGLLGGGSPMGGAPQSRSGGGTNYAALASLGMMAFQAYQAWQRSQATAPQETPRTADLLAGPELEDHSHAILRALIAAAKADGRIDEAEKHMISTEIGKHTDDPQLQQWLDDEVAKPLDPADVAQSATDPGMAAEMYLASVMLVDDQQDAERSYLDELAAALGIDPDLQVHLEQQAKGGAV from the coding sequence ATGAACACCAGCGATCTGCTCGAACAATTACTGCGGGCCGGCCAGGGCTCGATGGCGCAACAGGGCGGCGGTGGGGCGTCGGCTCAAGGTGGTCTCGGTGACCTGGGCGGTTTGCTCGGTGGCCTGCTCGATGGCGGTGGCGCCGCCAGCAGTGGCGGGGCCGGTGGAATGGGCGGGCTGGGCGGCTTGCTTGGCGGCCTGCTCGGTGGCGGTTCACCGATGGGCGGTGCGCCGCAATCGCGTTCCGGCGGCGGGACCAACTATGCCGCGCTCGCGTCTCTGGGGATGATGGCGTTTCAGGCTTATCAGGCGTGGCAGCGCAGTCAGGCCACCGCGCCTCAGGAAACCCCACGCACGGCTGATCTTTTGGCGGGGCCGGAACTGGAGGACCATAGCCATGCAATCCTGCGTGCATTGATAGCGGCGGCCAAGGCCGATGGCCGGATCGATGAGGCAGAGAAACACATGATCAGCACTGAAATCGGCAAGCACACCGATGACCCGCAATTGCAGCAATGGCTGGATGATGAAGTCGCCAAACCACTGGACCCCGCCGATGTGGCGCAGTCGGCAACTGACCCCGGCATGGCTGCCGAAATGTACCTGGCCAGCGTGATGCTGGTGGACGATCAACAGGATGCCGAGCGCAGCTATCTGGACGAATTGGCGGCGGCGCTGGGTATTGATCCGGATTTGCAGGTGCATCTGGAGCAGCAGGCCAAGGGCGGGGCTGTTTGA
- a CDS encoding class I SAM-dependent methyltransferase encodes MSTPIDLTALKNRQMAAWASGDYAVIGTTLQIVGEQLAEACDLLCDEQVLDVAAGNGNATLAAARRGCLVTSTDYVAALLERGEDRARAERLNVTFQVADAEALPFDDASFDAVLSTFGVMFTPDQPKAAAELARVCRPGGRIGLANWTPEGFVGQMFKTLGRHMPPPPGAQPPSQWGTEAWLHMQFDERNFLVQVTRKTFNFRYRSTAHFIDTFRTWYGPVHKAFGALPPESALALENDLADLINRSNRAGDKSLVVPSEYLEVVITRR; translated from the coding sequence ATGAGTACACCCATTGATCTTACTGCCTTGAAAAACCGTCAGATGGCCGCTTGGGCCAGTGGCGACTATGCCGTGATCGGCACGACCTTGCAGATTGTCGGCGAGCAACTGGCCGAAGCCTGCGACCTGCTGTGCGATGAGCAAGTGCTGGACGTCGCCGCCGGCAACGGCAATGCCACACTGGCCGCTGCCCGCCGGGGTTGCCTGGTGACCTCGACCGACTATGTGGCCGCACTGCTCGAACGCGGCGAAGACCGGGCGAGGGCAGAGCGCCTCAACGTGACTTTTCAAGTGGCCGATGCCGAAGCGCTGCCTTTTGACGATGCCAGTTTCGACGCCGTGCTTTCGACTTTCGGCGTAATGTTCACCCCGGACCAGCCCAAGGCTGCAGCGGAGCTGGCGCGGGTCTGTCGGCCGGGCGGCCGGATCGGCCTGGCCAACTGGACACCGGAAGGTTTCGTCGGCCAGATGTTCAAGACCCTCGGCCGGCACATGCCACCACCACCCGGCGCGCAACCGCCCTCGCAGTGGGGCACCGAAGCCTGGTTGCACATGCAGTTCGATGAGCGAAACTTCCTGGTTCAGGTAACGCGCAAGACCTTCAATTTCCGGTATCGCTCCACAGCGCATTTCATTGACACCTTCCGCACCTGGTACGGCCCGGTGCACAAGGCATTCGGGGCGCTGCCACCGGAAAGCGCCCTGGCCCTGGAAAATGACCTGGCTGATCTGATCAACCGTTCGAACCGGGCGGGCGACAAGTCGCTGGTGGTGCCGAGTGAGTATCTGGAGGTGGTGATCACACGGCGTTGA
- a CDS encoding DUF4242 domain-containing protein produces MPKFVIEREIPGAGTLSERDLKAASQKSCRTLRDLPEVQWLQSYVTGDKLYCVYIAPSEEQIQEHARLSGFPANRVSQVMNIIDPTTAE; encoded by the coding sequence ATGCCTAAGTTCGTCATAGAACGCGAGATTCCAGGTGCTGGAACACTGTCAGAAAGGGATTTGAAAGCCGCTTCGCAAAAGTCCTGCAGGACGTTGCGCGATTTGCCGGAAGTGCAGTGGCTGCAGAGTTATGTCACCGGTGACAAGCTCTACTGCGTGTACATCGCGCCAAGCGAAGAACAGATCCAGGAACATGCCCGGCTGAGTGGTTTCCCGGCCAATCGTGTCTCCCAGGTCATGAACATCATCGATCCCACCACGGCGGAGTAA
- a CDS encoding peptidoglycan-binding domain-containing protein, with amino-acid sequence MLPIRSFIVGCPSAHPQPVELSCALTQIPHINRQTAVTTAVEKMPWPFDGPAYRVARRKILAKFLFCIFSLLCAAAVLSGCASLIKPNLGPDPEVAKTYDKAPTLQNAIAVGTSMRERYSAKVEDQIAWERGLGIGLIGAATIGADLAMRSVGKSEILGLGLAGAALYASSNWLFSKPQQLIYAAGAGAVQCALDTVLPLQGPYQQQGDLQSKRDQIARMVLEVKRLKTNVAPGAPGQPPTSLVRADAMIARANAVLTAADQALAVLKGAAGTLRSSLSAIQIQVTNAYITNAPSMEALVRSLETLIPAAPPKINTGSTAVASTVGVMRSAENEGPLVIKTAELENLIIEVSLMIDAINASPAPNTLKQCNVDLKQAGLSMRLTPSELSMTPDSKGTVTASAFVSGNVLPYSSDWIGVRPPSEQLDQKIGPTPRTITVTASPTAKAGTYQILVLDEAKAQETILRVTILGESASLPQKQVTPVTAVDQRVKNLQQDLIDLGYGTVEVKGKKVTVAADGRMGSITTEAMRRFYINNGRDDVQEDAIPKESKKLFDDVEQMIKDLKTRRTVET; translated from the coding sequence ATGCTACCCATTCGCTCCTTTATCGTTGGCTGCCCTTCGGCGCACCCTCAACCTGTCGAGCTTTCTTGTGCTCTGACTCAAATACCCCATATCAACCGGCAAACGGCGGTAACAACGGCGGTCGAAAAAATGCCGTGGCCATTCGATGGTCCCGCGTACCGTGTAGCTCGGCGGAAAATCCTGGCCAAATTCTTATTTTGCATCTTTTCGCTCCTTTGCGCTGCAGCCGTGCTCTCAGGCTGCGCATCCTTGATAAAACCCAACCTGGGACCGGATCCCGAGGTCGCCAAGACTTACGATAAGGCGCCGACCTTGCAGAATGCGATCGCTGTCGGTACCTCGATGCGTGAACGCTACAGCGCAAAAGTCGAAGACCAGATTGCCTGGGAACGGGGTCTCGGCATCGGACTGATCGGCGCGGCAACCATCGGTGCCGACCTCGCCATGCGTTCGGTGGGTAAAAGCGAAATACTCGGACTGGGACTTGCTGGCGCGGCGCTTTATGCGAGCAGCAACTGGTTGTTCAGCAAGCCACAACAACTGATCTATGCCGCAGGCGCGGGAGCCGTGCAGTGTGCACTCGATACGGTGTTGCCTTTACAGGGGCCGTACCAGCAACAAGGAGATCTGCAATCGAAAAGGGACCAGATCGCCAGAATGGTACTTGAGGTTAAACGCCTGAAGACCAACGTCGCTCCGGGCGCGCCCGGTCAACCACCCACCAGCCTGGTCCGGGCTGACGCGATGATCGCACGCGCCAATGCCGTCCTGACCGCCGCAGATCAAGCTTTGGCTGTGCTCAAGGGAGCCGCCGGAACATTGCGATCTTCATTGAGCGCAATTCAGATACAGGTGACCAATGCCTACATCACCAATGCCCCGAGCATGGAGGCGTTGGTTCGCTCCCTGGAAACTTTGATTCCGGCAGCACCGCCAAAGATCAACACAGGTTCGACAGCGGTCGCTTCAACAGTTGGGGTAATGAGATCAGCGGAAAATGAAGGGCCACTGGTTATAAAAACTGCCGAACTGGAGAACCTGATCATTGAAGTCTCGCTGATGATTGATGCTATCAACGCAAGCCCTGCACCGAACACGTTGAAACAATGCAATGTGGATCTCAAGCAGGCCGGTCTGTCGATGAGATTGACACCTTCCGAACTGTCCATGACACCTGACAGCAAGGGCACCGTAACTGCTTCTGCGTTTGTCTCCGGCAATGTACTGCCATATAGCTCAGATTGGATTGGCGTACGGCCGCCAAGCGAGCAACTCGACCAGAAAATCGGGCCAACCCCGAGAACCATCACGGTTACGGCAAGCCCCACAGCGAAAGCCGGGACCTACCAGATACTGGTCCTCGATGAAGCGAAAGCTCAAGAAACCATTCTTCGGGTAACGATCCTGGGCGAGTCCGCTTCTTTGCCGCAAAAACAGGTGACGCCTGTCACTGCGGTCGACCAGCGAGTGAAAAATCTCCAACAGGATTTGATTGATCTGGGTTACGGCACGGTTGAAGTCAAAGGAAAGAAAGTGACAGTGGCCGCTGACGGTCGTATGGGAAGCATCACGACTGAAGCGATGCGGCGGTTCTACATAAATAATGGAAGGGACGATGTTCAGGAAGACGCAATTCCCAAAGAAAGCAAAAAACTGTTCGACGACGTCGAGCAAATGATCAAAGACCTGAAAACGCGTAGAACGGTGGAAACATGA
- a CDS encoding AraC family transcriptional regulator codes for MDALSQTLRVVRLVGAIFINARFTAPWCYQSPSADTAAPFLEPNAERVVIFHLITEGECYVELGDDPPLLLSAGDVVVFPQGDAHRMSSQPGLTPASGGRLDKVLARRPRQLSYGGGGAVTRLVCGYLACDTRLAGMLLTGLPPVVRVNVRGSNAGIWLESSVRYALAEARSPRPGGEGVLAKLAEVLFIEVLRLYMHEHGKGRTGWLAGVSDRIVGAALNALHKTPCHTWTLDELARTAGTSRSVLAERFQQLVGVSPMQYLTQWRMLLAANLLRSSNSSLIRIAEEVGYQTDTAFSRAFRREYGAPPAAWRRSQENRSMAHGATPLSH; via the coding sequence ATGGATGCCCTGTCACAGACCCTGCGTGTCGTTCGCCTGGTCGGCGCGATTTTCATCAACGCCCGGTTCACCGCGCCCTGGTGCTATCAGTCGCCGAGTGCCGACACGGCTGCGCCTTTTCTGGAGCCGAACGCCGAGCGGGTGGTGATTTTTCATTTGATCACCGAGGGCGAGTGCTACGTCGAACTGGGGGATGACCCGCCACTGCTGTTGAGCGCCGGAGACGTTGTGGTATTTCCCCAGGGCGATGCCCATCGCATGAGTTCCCAACCCGGACTGACGCCGGCCAGCGGCGGACGGCTGGACAAGGTGCTGGCGCGTCGGCCACGGCAATTGAGCTATGGCGGTGGCGGCGCGGTCACGCGGCTGGTGTGCGGTTATCTGGCGTGTGATACGCGGTTGGCGGGAATGTTGTTGACCGGACTGCCGCCGGTGGTGCGGGTCAATGTGCGCGGTTCGAATGCCGGAATCTGGCTGGAATCTTCGGTGCGTTACGCCTTGGCCGAAGCCCGCTCGCCCAGGCCTGGCGGCGAAGGCGTGTTGGCCAAACTGGCCGAGGTGTTGTTTATCGAAGTGCTGCGCCTGTACATGCACGAACACGGCAAGGGCCGCACCGGTTGGCTGGCGGGCGTGAGCGACCGGATCGTCGGCGCCGCCCTCAACGCCTTGCACAAAACACCCTGCCACACCTGGACCCTGGATGAACTGGCGCGCACCGCCGGCACCTCCAGATCCGTCCTCGCGGAACGCTTTCAACAATTGGTCGGGGTTTCGCCGATGCAGTACCTGACGCAATGGCGCATGTTGCTGGCGGCCAACCTATTACGCAGCAGTAACAGTTCCTTGATCCGCATTGCCGAAGAGGTGGGTTACCAGACCGATACGGCGTTCAGCCGGGCATTTCGTCGCGAATATGGAGCGCCGCCAGCGGCGTGGCGGCGCAGTCAGGAGAATCGCTCAATGGCCCACGGCGCGACGCCTTTGAGCCATTGA
- a CDS encoding CDP-alcohol phosphatidyltransferase family protein, giving the protein MISTLHIARLKAWGAHGFTATGVVTAFLATLALLDNQPTSCLLWLGVALIVDGLDGALARKVNVQSVLPSFDGSILDLVIDYLTYVFIPALFIYRYIPLPDYTLLLTVSLILVSSLFCFCNVNMKSKDNYFQGFPAAWNVVALCLYIIAPSPWITFLTVIGLALLTLTRMKFLHPFRVRRFMPINIAVTAIWLLCSLSLVINHPVINPLVMGLWLLMSAYFLGICFWRTALEWFDGSRVK; this is encoded by the coding sequence GTGATTTCAACTCTACACATTGCCAGGCTCAAAGCATGGGGTGCCCATGGTTTTACCGCGACCGGCGTGGTCACCGCCTTCCTCGCCACCCTCGCCCTGCTCGATAACCAGCCGACCAGTTGCCTGCTGTGGCTGGGCGTGGCCCTGATCGTCGACGGGCTGGACGGCGCATTGGCGCGCAAGGTCAATGTGCAGTCGGTGCTGCCGAGTTTCGACGGCTCGATTCTCGATCTGGTGATCGATTACCTGACGTATGTATTCATTCCGGCGCTGTTCATCTATCGCTATATCCCGTTGCCGGACTACACGCTGCTGCTGACGGTGTCGCTGATTCTGGTGTCGTCGCTGTTCTGCTTCTGCAACGTCAACATGAAAAGCAAAGACAACTACTTCCAGGGCTTTCCTGCCGCGTGGAACGTGGTTGCGCTGTGCCTGTACATCATTGCGCCGTCGCCGTGGATCACTTTTCTCACCGTGATCGGCCTGGCCCTGCTGACGCTGACCCGGATGAAATTCCTGCACCCGTTCCGCGTGCGGCGCTTCATGCCGATCAACATTGCCGTGACCGCCATCTGGCTGCTGTGCAGTCTGTCGCTGGTGATCAATCATCCAGTGATCAACCCGCTGGTGATGGGCCTGTGGCTGCTGATGTCGGCTTACTTTCTGGGGATCTGCTTCTGGCGCACGGCGCTGGAGTGGTTCGACGGATCGCGGGTGAAATAA
- a CDS encoding peptidoglycan-binding domain-containing protein: MKAPSYVIRTFFVLLAAAAPAAILLCYRDSSAMAGFDWPRLVAWITCLVAMLVLFILAGLKIRGRVLGVLVDERNRYSLSRLQISLWTVLVLATVYVAYLANIVRGPADDALDIDLDYNLIALMGFSLASFVAAPMALSRKAEKPGGEQDLATNGQQLLDAQNLSTLPSATGQVLVKNNPKDARLADLIRGEDVANAMVVDLPRLQMLLITAVIVFVYGVTVGHSFGTSTWLLDHLPKLNQTLLLLALISHSGYVVGKLIPTSATSTSVLPQQTARALTASQRAASLAGDLQARLNACAPGDPLYDWLRRSLALTQVTSAEASALIGQLDAPDFNLDAISRVEGRIDALQASLSSLPTGPAARQMLDAPSEETVRKVQQRLYNVGHNEVTVNGIADAPTEQAIRAELVKQGIARTDLHPRPYRYFEELAHLIK, translated from the coding sequence ATGAAAGCCCCCAGTTACGTGATACGCACATTTTTTGTGCTGCTCGCCGCTGCCGCACCGGCAGCAATACTGTTGTGCTACAGAGACTCCAGCGCGATGGCTGGATTCGACTGGCCGCGTTTGGTTGCCTGGATCACTTGCCTGGTCGCAATGCTCGTCTTGTTCATATTGGCCGGGCTGAAGATCCGAGGCCGAGTGCTAGGTGTACTGGTCGACGAACGCAATCGTTATTCGTTATCCCGCCTGCAGATCTCGCTATGGACGGTACTGGTGCTGGCAACCGTGTACGTGGCGTACCTTGCCAACATTGTCCGAGGGCCCGCCGACGATGCCCTGGACATTGATCTCGATTACAACTTGATTGCCTTGATGGGTTTCAGTCTTGCGAGTTTCGTGGCTGCACCGATGGCATTGAGCCGCAAAGCCGAAAAGCCCGGAGGTGAACAGGATCTCGCAACGAATGGCCAGCAATTGCTGGACGCTCAGAACCTTTCAACGCTGCCGTCAGCGACAGGTCAGGTACTGGTAAAAAACAACCCGAAAGATGCACGGCTTGCAGACCTGATCCGGGGTGAAGACGTCGCCAACGCAATGGTCGTTGATCTGCCTCGCTTGCAAATGCTGTTGATCACTGCCGTTATTGTCTTCGTGTATGGCGTCACGGTCGGACATAGCTTTGGAACCAGTACCTGGCTGCTGGACCATTTGCCAAAGCTGAACCAAACGTTGCTGCTACTGGCGCTGATCAGCCACAGCGGCTATGTCGTCGGAAAGTTGATCCCTACCAGCGCGACATCAACGTCCGTGTTGCCACAACAAACCGCTCGTGCGCTGACGGCAAGTCAGCGAGCAGCTTCACTGGCGGGTGACTTACAGGCACGACTCAATGCTTGCGCACCGGGTGATCCGCTGTACGACTGGCTTCGTCGAAGTCTTGCACTTACCCAAGTCACCTCTGCCGAAGCATCGGCGCTGATCGGCCAATTGGACGCACCTGACTTCAATCTCGATGCGATTTCCAGAGTCGAGGGTCGCATCGATGCGCTGCAAGCAAGCCTGAGCTCACTGCCCACCGGACCAGCAGCTCGCCAAATGCTCGATGCGCCCTCTGAAGAGACCGTGCGCAAAGTTCAGCAACGCCTGTACAACGTGGGTCATAACGAGGTGACGGTAAACGGCATTGCCGATGCGCCGACCGAACAGGCCATCCGTGCCGAACTCGTGAAGCAAGGTATCGCCCGCACAGATCTGCATCCACGCCCCTATCGTTATTTTGAAGAACTCGCCCACCTCATCAAATAA